From one Mytilus edulis chromosome 1, xbMytEdul2.2, whole genome shotgun sequence genomic stretch:
- the LOC139486606 gene encoding toll-like receptor 4: protein MHHLQFLDISYNTRLGFRGLKNVTTDLSKTSIEIFKFKKLVPTFSMNQMLMRDHLVPLRNTKIKEMYFDSNRIQLLQAGLISLLPKTIDTISISDNPLSYGEYVLEFRQLSVKVLNISFRSTSHLPVNEGFCVSDLDETDFEQTVYEFNNVIVEHQVSTMSRQFMVFNDGFKLDVLNIINLPLQLRVLYFANSKSEFEIQRLRFSENVLEKVDVSSNIFYSLKGPIVNLPHLNELDLSNNFCSNISNVFFHGTSNIQKLLLQNNLLGFILPNDEKGEIFRPLVKLEIIDLSDNRIPRLPYSIFESHQSIKEINLKRNVLEKMQFKIDHMRKLTFLDLSNNVIRFLDAGETTNLEKVAKYSPNFTIDLSRNPIQCVCSNLNFIRWMATTKIRFNGLQSYSCQLSNLTKMSLAHPKDLEQILEKECSSYLGLILVVCSALVLFVVAVTTCIIYRYRWKLRYIYFMAKLKYKKAPSIFKNALSYDFDAFVSYADEDQNFVHDKFINHVEGEGELRICLHKRDFLVGNEIAANITDAIHRSRKTVCIISRPFLNSYWCMFEFNIARMESIYSRDGENIVYLIFLEQISTNKLPLVLLELVQSQSYIEFPNDEYCDTVFWENLKQVLSD from the coding sequence ATGCATCATCTTCAGTTTTTGGACATATCTTACAATACTCGGTTAGGATTTCGAGGACTAAAAAATGTCACCACTGATTTATCAAAAACATCAATTGAaatcttcaaatttaaaaaattggtACCGACATTTTCAATGAATCAGATGCTGATGAGAGATCACTTAGTACCTCTAAGGAACACCAAAATAAAGGAGATGTATTTTGATAGCAATCGTATTCAGCTTTTGCAAGCAGGATTGATAAGTCTCTTACCGAAAACAATAGATACAATTTCTATAAGTGACAATCCACTTTCGTATGGAGaatatgttttggagtttcgACAGTTATCAgtaaaagtattaaatatttcatttcggAGCACATCACACCTACCAGTCAATGAAGGGTTTTGTGTTTCGGATTTAGATGAGACGGATTTCGAACAAACTGTGTATGAGTTTAATAACGTTATAGTGGAACATCAGGTATCAACGATGTCTCGGCAATTCATGGTATTCAATGACGGTTTTAAACTGGATGTGTTGAACATAATTAATCTACCTTTGCAACTTCGTGTATTGTATTTCGCGAATagtaaatccgaatttgaaattcaAAGGCTCCGTTTCAGTGAAAATGTGCTAGAAAAGGTTGATGTCTCCTCCAACATATTCTACTCATTGAAAGGTCCTATAGTCAATTTACCTCATTTAAACGAGCTAGATTTATCTAACAATTTCTGTTCGAACATTTCTAATGTCTTTTTCCATGGAActtcaaatattcaaaaacttCTGCTTCAGAATAATTTGTTAGGATTTATTCTACCAAACGACGAAAAGGGGGAAATATTTCGGCCTCTGGTGAAATTAGAAATCATTGATTTGTCAGACAACCGAATTCCAAGATTGCCTTATTCAATTTTTGAGTCGCATCaatcaataaaagaaataaatcttAAAAGGAATGTGTTGGAAAAAATGCAATTTAAGATTGATCACATGAGAAAACTTACTTTTTTGGACCTGTCAAATAATGTGATACGATTCCTGGATGCTGGTGAAACAACCAATCTTGAGAAAGTTGCAAAATACAGTCCAAATTTCACAATAGACTTAAGCAGGAATCCAATCCAATGTGTATGTAGCAACCTTAACTTTATAAGGTGGATGGCAACAACAAAGATTCGTTTTAACGGCTTACAATCTTATTCCTGTCAGCTGTCAAATTTGACCAAAATGTCTCTGGCACATCCGAAAGACCTTGAACAAATACTCGAAAAAGAATGTTCTTCGTATCTTGGTTTGATTTTAGTTGTTTGTTCGGCGTTGGTTCTTTTCGTTGTAGCGGTAACAACTTGTATTATATATAGATATCGATGGAAGCTTAGATATATTTACTTCATGgcaaaactaaaatataaaaaagcgCCGAGTATATTCAAAAACGCCCTTTCCTACGATTTTGATGCATTTGTTTCCTATGCTGACGAAGACCAAAATTTTGTTCATGACAAATTTATCAACCATGTTGAAGGAGAAGGAGAACTGCGGATTTGTCTTCATAAACGCGATTTTCTTGTCGGAAATGAAATCGCTGCCAACATTACGGATGCTATACACAGAAGTCGCAAGACAGTTTGCATCATCAGTCGCCCTTTCTTAAACTCGTACTGGTGCATGTTTGAATTCAATATTGCGCGAATGGAAAGTATATACTCACGAGATGGAGAGAACATTGTATATTTAATCTTTCTTGAACAAATTTCAACCAATAAGTTACCCTTGGTTTTATTGGAACTCGTACAATCACAATCGTACATAGAGTTTCCGAATGACGAATATTGCGATACAGTTTTCtgggaaaatttaaaacaagttttgtctgattga
- the LOC139486597 gene encoding toll-like receptor 4, which yields MQYLYFLDISNNPNLGLRGLGNVTNDLSHTSIEIFKFQKLVPTFSMNQMLLKEHLAPLNVTKLREIYVDSNRIQQIELGAISNLPKTIDKISIGDNQLSYGLYLFEFLHLSATIVNVSYLGKSHLPVNDGMCVSILSEKNLEQTLNEYNFDSGTQHVSTVSSQIMVFNAGLKLDIWSIINLPKNLTVLYYVGSKTQFEIPRLQFSDNVLEKADFSSNIFYSLKGPIVNMPHLLELDLSNNFCSNISNVFFNGTPNIRKLQLQNNLLGFILPNDGKGEIFRPLVKLEIIDLSDNRIPRLPYSIFESHQSIKEINLRRNVLEKMQFKIDHLRNLTFLDLSNNVIRFLDADETTSLETVAKYSTNLTVDLSKNPIQCICSSINFIRWMAATEIRFKELKSYSCQLSNLTKISLAFPKDLEQILVKECSSYLGLILGICLALVLAVVIVTTGIVYRYRWKLRYLYFMAKLKYKRAPSIFKNVLSYEYDAFVSYADEDQNFVHDKFINHVERDGELRMCLHKRDFLVGNEIAGNITDSIHRSRKTVCIISRPFLNSYWCMFEFNMARMESIYSRDGENIVYLIFLEQIPANTLPLVLLELVQSQSYIEFPNDEYGDTIFWDNLKQVLSD from the coding sequence ATGCAGTACCTTTACTTTTTAGACATATCTAATAACCCTAATCTGGGATTACGAGGACTAGGAAATGTCACCAATGATTTATCACATACATCAAtcgaaattttcaaatttcaaaagttGGTTCCGACATTTTCAATGAATCAGATGCTACTGAAGGAACATTTAGCACCATTGAATGTGACCAAATTAAGAGAGATTTATGTTGATAGCAATCGCATTCAGCAAATAGAACTAGGTGCAATAAGTAATTTACCGAAAACAATAGATAAAATTTCTATTGGTGACAATCAGCTTTCATACGGGCTTTATTTATTCGAGTTTCTACATTTATCAGCTACGATTGTTAATGTTTCATATCTGGGCAAGTCACACCTACCAGTTAATGATGGTATGTGTGTATCAATCTTGAGTGAGAAGAATTTGGAACAAACTCTGAATGAGTATAATTTTGATTCAGGTACACAACATGTATCAACGGTGTCTAGTCAAATCATGGTATTTAATGCTGGTTTAAAACTGGATATCTGGAGCATAATTAATCTACCTAAAAATCTTACTGTATTGTATTACGTGGGTAGTAAAACACAATTTGAGATTCCAAGGCTACAATTTAGTGACAATGTACTAGAAAAGGCCGATTTTTCCTCCAACATATTCTACTCATTGAAAGGTCCTATAGTCAATATGCCCCATTTACTTGAGCTTGATTTATCGAACAATTTCTGTTCGAACATTTCTAATGTATTTTTTAACGGAACTCCAAATATTAGAAAACTTCAGCTTCAAAATAATTTGTTAGGCTTTATTCTACCCAACGACGGAAAGGGAGAAATATTTAGGCCTCTGGTGAAATTAGAAATCATTGATTTGTCAGACAACCGCATTCCAAGATTGCCTTATTCAATTTTTGAGTCGCATCAatctataaaagaaataaatttaaggAGGAATGTGTTAGaaaaaatgcaatttaaaatTGATCACTTGAGAAATCTTACTTTTTTGGATCTGTCAAATAATGTGATACGATTTCTGGATGCTGATGAAACAACCAGTCTTGAGACCGTTGCAAAATACAGTACAAATCTTACTGTAGACTTAAGCAAGAATCCAATCCAATGTATATGTAGCAGCATTAACTTTATAAGGTGGATGGCAGCAACAGAGATTCGTTTCAAAGAGTTAAAATCTTATTCCTGTCAGCTGTCAAatcttaccaaaatttctctggCATTTCCAAAAGACCTTGAACAAATACTCGTAAAAGAATGTTCTTCCTATCTTGGTTTGATATTGGGTATTTGTCTAGCGTTGGTTCTTGCCGTTGTTATAGTAACCACTGgcattgtatatagatatagatgGAAGCTTAGATATCTTTACTTCATGgcaaaactaaaatataaaagagCTCCGAGTATATTCAAAAACGTACTTTCCTACGAGTATGATGCATTTGTTTCATATGCTGACGAAGACCAGAATTTCGTGCACGACAAATTTATCAACCATGTTGAAAGAGATGGAGAACTGCGGATGTGTCTTCATAAACGCGATTTTCTTGTTGGGAATGAAATTGCTGGAAACATTACTGATTCTATACATAGAAGTCGAAAGACAGTTTGCATAATCAGTCGCCCTTTCTTAAATTCGTACTGGTGCATGTTTGAATTCAACATGGCACGGATGGAGAGTATTTACTCACGGGATGGagaaaatattgtatatttaatcTTTCTTGAACAAATTCCAGCAAATACGTTACCTCTGGTTTTACTAGAACTCGTACAATCACAATCGTACATAGAGTTTCCGAATGACGAATATGGCGATACTATTTTCTGGGATAATTTGAAACAAGTTTTGTctgattga
- the LOC139486614 gene encoding galactose-3-O-sulfotransferase 2-like has product MTRTLSLRILSWLCLVQMTLISLYSMYYITATYTKYYKDVRLKVVRKSAKITMKYEKVAFLKVHKAGSSTAQNIFLRYGYSRNLMFVLPKVRKGHYDNVISQGTSLNEDNIVPPSKNKTFDILCCHVLYNRKAFQKYVPGKTAYIGIVREPFEQFLSTLKYFRPPHIFKNIKELNPVLKYLQNPIKYEKAYSYTNNRMAFEFDFPRHLFTNYTRKESQAYLSKIDNEFHFVIIMDYFMESIVMMRRILGWNVKDVLFLKKNSAKKYWFIGHRYRNLYERFAKLDYDLYNFFYRRLWEQIRLEGINFQLELKYFKNLRQEVEDYCVKEVTMENSYLVPVSLWNVAFNVTREDCTLLMMGEADFVSLVRKRQSKNDSKRR; this is encoded by the exons ATGACCAGAACTTTAAG TCTTCGTATTCTGTCGTGGTTATGTCTTGTACAGATGACTTTAATATCATTATATAGCATGTATTATATCACTGCAACGTATACTAAGTATTATAAAGACGTCAGATTGAAAGTGGTTAGAAAATCAGCCAAAATAACCATGAAGTATGAAAAAGTTGCGTTCCTGAAAGTACACAAGGCTGGAAGTTCAACAGCGCAGAACATATTTTTACGATATGGATATTCTAGAAATTTGATGTTTGTTCTGCCTAAAGTGCGAAAAGGTCACTACGACAATGTGATATCCCAAGGAACATCTTTGAATGAAGACAACATAGTACCACCATCGAAAAATAAAACGTTTGATATATTATGTTGCCATGTATTGTACAATAGAAAAGCATTTCAGAAATACGTTCCCGGTAAAACGGCTTATATTGGTATTGTACGAGAGCCTTTTGAACAGTTTCTATCCACACTTAAGTATTTTCGACCCCCACATATATTTAAGAATATAAAAGAATTGAATCCTGTATTAAAATATCTCCAAAAcccaataaaatatgaaaaggcCTATTCTTACACAAACAATAGGATGGCGTTTGAGTTTGATTTTCCCAGACATTTGTTTACTAATTACACACGAAAAGAAAGTCAAGCctatttatcaaaaattgatAACGAATTCCATTTTGTTATAATCATGGACTATTTCATGGAATCCATAGTAATGATGAGACGGATATTAGGGTGGAATGTAAAGGATGTATTATTCTTGAAGAAGAATTCTGCGAAAAAATATTGGTTTATTGGACATAGATATCGAAACTTGTATGAAAGATTCGCTAAACTTGATTACGATTTGTATAACTTTTTCTATCGACGATTATGGGAACAAATCCGACTTGAAGGAATAAACTTTCAgctagaactgaaatattttaagAACCTCAGACAAGAAGTTGAGGATTATTGTGTAAAAGAGGTGACAATGGAGAATTCATATCTTGTGCCAGTCTCTTTATGGAATGTAGCATTCAATGTAACGAGGGAAGATTGTACGTTGTTGATGATGGGCGAGGCTGACTTTGTTTCCCTTGTAAGGAAACGACAGTCTAAAAATGACTCGAAACGAAGGTGA